A genomic stretch from Chiloscyllium plagiosum isolate BGI_BamShark_2017 chromosome 2, ASM401019v2, whole genome shotgun sequence includes:
- the ctsla gene encoding cathepsin La — protein sequence MKIFCVFPLCLMGVFAAPSFNPLLNEPWKQWKSWHHKSYEQREEGWRRMVWEKNLRKIELHNLEYSLGKHSFKMGMNHFGDMPNEEFRQVMNGYKSKQTVKKTRGSLYLEPNFLEAPRKVDWRKHGYVTPVKDQGQCGSCWAFSTTGALEGQHFRKTGKLVSLSEQNLVDCSKPEGNEGCNGGLMDQAFQYVQDNGGIDSEESYPYLGTDDNPCHYDPTYNAANDTGFVDIASGNERAMMKAVAEVGPVSVAIDASHESFQFYESGIYYEVDCSSKDLDHGVLVVGYGYERDDVDGDKFWIVKNSWSDQWGDKGYILMARNRHNNCGIATAASYPLV from the exons ATGAAGATCTTCTGTGTATTTCCTTTGTGCTTGATGGGAGTGTTTGCAGCCCCAAGCTTCAATCCTCTATTGAATGAACCTTGGAAGCAGTGGAAGAGTTGGCATCACAAAAGTTATGAGCAG agagaagaaggttggagAAGAATGGTGTGGGAAAAGAACCTTCGAAAAATTGAACTTCACAACTTAGAATATTCACTTGGAAAACATTCATTCAAAATGGGAATGAACCACTTTGGAGACATG CCGAATGAAGAATTCAGACAGGTTATGAATGGGTATAAGTCAAAACAAACTGTGAAGAAGACTCGAGGTTCTCTATATTTGGAGCCCAACTTTCTGGAGGCACCCAGGAAGGTTGATTGGCGTAAACATGGATATGTCACTCCAGTTAAAGACCAG GGTCAATGTGGTTCATGCTGGGCATTCAGTACCACTGGAGCCCTTGAAGGCCAGCACTTCAGAAAGACTGGCAAGCTTGTCTCACTCAGTGAACAGAATCTTGTGGATTGTTCTAAACCTGAGGGAAATGAAGGATGTAATGGTGGACTGATGGACCAAGCATTCCAATATGTACAGGATAATGGCGGAATTGACTCCGAGGAGTCCTATCCTTATCTTGGAACG GATGATAATCCTTGTCACTATGATCCCACATACAATGCTGCTAATGATACTGGGTTTGTAGATATTGCCAGTGGTAACGAGAGAGCCATGATGAAAGCGGTTGCTGAAGTTGGACCGGTTTCTGTAGCCATTGATGCAAGCCATGAGTCATTCCAGTTCTATGAATCTG GTATCTACTATGAAGTTGACTGCAGCTCAAAAGACCTTGACCATGGTGTACTAGTAGTAGGATATGGTTATGAAAGAGATGACGTAGATGGAGATAAATTTTGGATCGTAAAAAACAG CTGGAGTGACCAGTGGGGTGACAAAGGATATATACTGATGGCCAGAAACAGACATAACAACTGTGGAATTGCAACAGCAGCAAGCTACCCTCTAGTATAA